In the genome of Deltaproteobacteria bacterium HGW-Deltaproteobacteria-18, one region contains:
- the aspA gene encoding aspartate ammonia-lyase codes for MNHRVEKDSLGERKVPVNAYYGVQTVRAMENFQVTGIPISHYPLHIEALACIKQAAALANLELGLLDADIADAILGACREVREGKLNDHFVVDVIQGGAGTSVNMNMNEVVANRALELMGRAKGEYGFCHPNNHVNLSQSTNDVYPTSLRITAIWKIRELVSAMKDLVDALTCKGEEFADVLKMGRTQLQDAVPMTLGQEFTAWAVTVGEDIDRVQECRKLLMEINMGATAIGTGINTVPAYAAFVCEKLAHITGLPLTKSPNLVEATSDTGAFVQLSGVFKRVAVKLSKICNDLRLLSSGPYAGLGEINLPPRQPGSSIMPGKVNPVIPEMVNQVCFQAIGNDLTVTIAAEHGQLELNVFEPIIAFNLFQTMDMLLRAMRILKDRCIVGITANRERCAQLVRASAGIVTVLVPYLGYDEAASIAKEAATSGKAVYDLVLEKGLMSKDELEDALDPMKMTHPRMVRSKRG; via the coding sequence ATGAACCATCGAGTCGAGAAAGACTCTCTTGGAGAACGCAAAGTTCCGGTGAATGCCTATTATGGTGTGCAGACCGTGCGTGCCATGGAGAATTTTCAGGTTACGGGAATTCCCATCTCCCACTATCCGTTGCACATTGAGGCTCTGGCGTGCATCAAACAGGCTGCGGCCCTGGCCAATCTGGAGCTCGGCCTGCTCGATGCGGACATTGCTGATGCCATCCTGGGCGCCTGCCGGGAAGTGCGCGAAGGGAAGCTGAACGATCATTTTGTGGTCGACGTCATCCAGGGCGGGGCCGGAACTTCGGTCAACATGAACATGAACGAGGTTGTCGCCAACCGGGCGCTGGAGCTGATGGGACGCGCCAAGGGTGAATACGGGTTCTGTCATCCCAACAACCACGTCAATCTGTCCCAGTCCACCAACGACGTATACCCCACGTCTCTTCGGATCACGGCCATTTGGAAGATCCGGGAGCTGGTGAGCGCAATGAAGGATTTGGTCGATGCCCTGACCTGCAAGGGCGAGGAGTTCGCTGACGTGCTCAAAATGGGCCGAACCCAGCTGCAGGACGCCGTGCCCATGACTCTTGGGCAGGAGTTCACGGCCTGGGCCGTGACCGTGGGCGAGGACATCGATCGCGTTCAGGAGTGCCGCAAGCTCCTCATGGAGATCAACATGGGCGCGACGGCCATCGGTACGGGCATCAACACCGTTCCGGCCTACGCGGCCTTCGTATGCGAGAAGCTGGCCCACATCACGGGTCTGCCCCTGACGAAGTCGCCCAATCTGGTGGAGGCTACGTCGGACACGGGGGCATTTGTGCAGCTGTCGGGCGTCTTCAAGCGGGTGGCAGTGAAACTTTCAAAGATATGCAACGATCTTCGCCTGCTTTCCTCCGGGCCTTACGCAGGGCTCGGCGAGATCAACCTGCCGCCTCGTCAGCCGGGTTCGTCCATCATGCCCGGCAAGGTCAATCCGGTCATCCCGGAAATGGTCAACCAGGTCTGCTTCCAGGCCATCGGCAACGACCTGACCGTGACCATTGCCGCAGAACATGGACAACTCGAACTCAATGTCTTCGAGCCCATAATTGCTTTCAACCTGTTCCAAACCATGGACATGCTTTTGCGGGCCATGCGGATCCTGAAGGACCGCTGCATTGTCGGGATCACCGCCAATCGGGAGCGATGCGCTCAGTTGGTCCGCGCTTCGGCCGGGATCGTGACGGTCCTGGTGCCCTATCTTGGCTACGATGAGGCGGCCTCAATCGCCAAGGAGGCCGCGACCAGCGGGAAAGCGGTGTATGACCTCGTGCTGGAAAAGGGCCTTATGTCCAAGGACGAACTCGAGGACGCCTTGGATCCGATGAAGATGACCCACCCGCGCATGGTGCGCTCCAAGAGGGGTTAG
- a CDS encoding NAD(P)H dehydrogenase codes for MNHLIIFCHPSATSFNRAIADSVQAVSEALGHDTCCRDLYGLAFNPVLSKMDVDNPAAMAPPDVRQEQEFIEWADLLTFVYPIWWTGMPAMLKGYVDRVFCQGFAYCPQGDTVKGLLNGKKVLIFNTTGLPSPFYTSQGMHEAMSLTTDTGIFELCGMEVLHHAFFGSLEVVSDEVRKSYLGEAVSITSRYL; via the coding sequence ATGAACCACCTGATCATTTTCTGCCACCCCAGTGCCACAAGCTTCAACCGCGCCATTGCCGATTCGGTGCAGGCTGTTTCCGAAGCGCTGGGGCACGATACATGTTGCCGGGATTTATACGGATTAGCATTCAATCCAGTGTTGTCCAAAATGGATGTGGACAACCCGGCGGCGATGGCCCCACCGGACGTCAGACAGGAACAGGAATTCATCGAATGGGCCGACTTGCTCACCTTTGTCTACCCGATATGGTGGACCGGAATGCCGGCCATGCTCAAAGGTTATGTCGACCGGGTCTTTTGCCAGGGGTTTGCCTATTGCCCGCAAGGGGACACCGTGAAAGGACTTTTGAACGGAAAAAAGGTCCTCATTTTCAACACGACAGGGCTGCCCAGCCCGTTCTACACGTCCCAGGGAATGCACGAAGCCATGTCTCTGACCACGGACACTGGCATCTTCGAGCTTTGCGGGATGGAAGTCCTGCACCATGCTTTCTTCGGCAGCCTGGAAGTGGTCAGCGATGAAGTACGCAAATCTTATCTTGGCGAAGCTGTTTCAATAACATCCAGATATTTATAG